In the genome of Lysobacter sp. BMK333-48F3, the window CGATCCACGACCCCCTTTGAAAAAGGGGGCGAGCGCCCGGCGTGACGTCGGCGGCCGAGCAATGTTCGCAGCGCGGGGGATTTGCTTTGGCTTTGGGCGACAGCTAGAGCAAGAGCAAATTCCCCTAGCCCCCCTTTTTCAAAGGGGGGAACACTTGCGGGGTTACGAGGCGATTGCCGCTAGTCCGCCAGGCGCTTGCGGAAGTACACCACGCGCTCGGTTTCGGCGAAGCCGCAGGCGGCGTGGGCGGCGTGGCTGTCGCGATTGTCGAGTTCGGCATCGGAAGCCAGTTCGCTGCAGCCTTGCGCGCGAGTCCAGGCTTCGACCGCGTCGATCAGGGCGCGCCCGTAGCCCTGGCCGCGTCGCTCGGGGGCGACGTACCAGCCTTCCAGGAAACCGACCGGCGAGGATTCGGTGCCGTTGACGTAGTCGTGGCGCAGGCTGGCCTCGGCGAAACCCTGCACGCGGCCGTCGCCGTCCTCGATCAGGAACGCGCTCAGGCGTTGCGGTTGCGCCAACAGCTCGGGCAGTTCGGCGGCATGCTCCTGCGCCGTGGCCTGCGGCCATAAGGCATGGCGCAGCAATGCCCAGGCGGCGAAGTCGGCCGCGGTCGCGGCGCGCACCCGCCGCGCCGCGCTCACGGATACAGCATCCGCTTGCTCCAGCCGCCGGCGCGGTCGGCCTCGTAGTACCAGCGTTCGTGCAGGCGGAAATCGGCGCCGTACCAGAATTCGATCTTCTCCGGCCGCACCCGCAGCCCGGTCCAGCGCGGCGGCCGCGCCACCTCGCGGCCTTCGAACTGCGCCTCGACCTGGTCCAGGCGCTGTTCGAAGGTGTCGCGGTCGGGCAAGGTTTCCGACTGCTTCGAGGCCCAGGCGCCGAGTTGGCTGCCGCGCGGGCGGCTGGCGAAGTAGGCGTCGGCTTCGGCGTCGGCGACGATCTCCACCGCGCCCTCGATCCTCACCTGCACGCCGTGACGCACGCGCGGCCAATGGAACAGCAGGGCCGCGTGCGGGTTGTCCTGCAGTTCGCGGCCCTTGCGCCCGTCGAGGTGGGTGTAGAACACGAAGCCGCGCGCGTCGTGGGCCTTCAGCAACACCGTGCGCGCCGACGGGCGGGCATCGAGGGTGGCGGTGGCGACGGTCATCGCGGTCGGATCGGGCTCGCCGGCGGTATGCGCTTCGGCGAACAGCGCATCGAAGGTGGCGAGGGCTTCGGTCAGCAGGGCGTCGGTCGGGTTCATTGCGCTATTGTGAGCCCATGTCGTCGCGCCTGCATCCGCCTGGGTCAATCGGTCCGGGGTCAATCGGTCCATCAGCGCCGGCCGCGGACGGCGCGAAGCGAACCGGCCCCGCAGCGTCCGGCTTCGATCAGGCTTTCGTCGCCGCCGCGCTCGACGATGCGCTCGCCGCCGAGGCCCGCGTCTACGCGATCTGCGGCCTGCAAGGCAGCGGCAAATCGACCCTTGCGGCGCAGATCGCCGGCCTCGCGCGGCAACGCGGGCTGCGCTGTGCGGTGCTGTCGATCGACGATTTCTACCTCGGCCGGCGCGAACGCCTGCGCCTGGCGCGCGAGGTGCACCCGCTGCTGGCCAGCCGCGGCCCGCCGGGCACCCACGATGCGGCCCTTGCCTGCTCGGTCCTGGACCGTCTGCGCGAGGGTGCGCCGGCGCGCTGGCCGCGCTTCGACAAGTTGCGCGACACGCGCCTGCCGCCGTCGCGCTGGGCGCGCGCCGACGCGGTCGACCTGGTGCTGTTCGAAGGCTGGTTCCTCAAGACCCCGGCGCAGGACGCCGCTGCGCTCGCCGCGCCGGTCAACGCGCTGGAACGCGAACACGACCCGCACGGCGTCTGGCGCGACTACTGCAACCGCGCCCTCGCCGGCGACTATCCGCCGTTGTGGGCGCGCCTGGATCGGTTGCTGTTCCTGCAGCCGCCGGGGTTCGAAGTGGTCGCGCAGTGGCGCTGGCAGCAGGAGCAAGCCATGCAGCGGCGCCGGCCGCAGTGCCGGGCGATGGACCGGGCCCAGCTCGAACGCTTCGTCGCGCTGTTCGAACGGGTCAGCCGGCAGGCGTTGGCGCACCTGCCCGGCCTGGCCGAACGCTGCGTGCGGTTGGACGCGGCGCGACGGCCGCTGGCCGAATCCGCGCCGCGCGCCGGATCCGCCGTCACTGGACGACGAAGGTCACCTTCAGATTGACCCGCCACTCGGTGACGTTGCCGGCGCCGTCGGTCACCACCTTGATGTCGTTGATCCAGGCGCCCTGGATGTTCTTCACCGACTCGGCACACTTCGCCAGGCCAGTCTTGACCGCATCCTCGATGCCGTTCTTGGAAGAGCTGTTGAGTTCGATGACTTTGGCGACCGCCATGATCGTATCTCCTTGGGAATGGGCCGGCGCCGCGACGCCGGACCCCGAGCCTAGGCCGGCCGCCGTTAAGAGCGCGCAAGCGCGCCGCCCCACCTGGCCTACAATCGCGCCATGAACCCTGCCAGCAATCTGATCCTGATCGGCCCGATGGGCGCAGGCAAAACCTGCATCGGCCGGCGCCTGGCCGAACGCTTCGGCCTGCGCCTGGTCGACGCCGATCGCGAGATCGAGCAGCGCGCCGGCGCCAGCGTCGCGACCCTGTTCGAGCTGGAAGGCGAAGCCGGCTTCCGCGCCCGCGAGAGCGCGGTGCTGGCCGACCTGCTGCAGCACGACGGCCTGCTGCTGGCCACCGGCGGCGGCGCGGTGCTGGCCGAAGCCAACCGTCGCCTGTTGCGCGAACGCGGCTTCGTGGTCCAGTTGCTGGTCACGGTCGAACAACAGCTCGAACGCCTGGCCCAGGACCGCAGCCGGCCGCTGCTGGCGCGCGGCGACCGCGAGCAGGTGCTGCGCGAGTTGGCGCAGCGGCGCGCGCCGCTGTACGCCGAGATCGCCGACCTGCGCTACGACACCGGTTCGCTGGGCTCGGCCGAGGCCACCGCCGGGCTGGTCCTGGCGCTGAGCCGCCACTGGCAGCGCCCCACCGGCGCGCCATCCGCTTCCCCCCATTCCGGAGCCGACGCATGAACGCCGTACGCAAGGTCGAAGTCGGCGGCGAAGCCGCCTATGCCATCGAGATCGGCCCCGGCCTGCTCGACGACGGCGCCCGCCTGAGCCGCCCGCTGCGCGGCCGCCACGCCCTGATCGTCAGCGACGGCAACGTCGCCCCGCTGTACCTGGAGCGGGTCGAGGGCAGCCTGCGCGCGGCGCGGCCGGAACTGGCGCTGGGCCGGTTCGTGATCCCACCCGGCGAACACGAGAAGACCCTGGCCCGCTTCAGCCAGTGCCTGGACGCCCTGGCCGCGCTGGGCGCGACCCGCGACGCCTGCGTGATCGCGCTCGGCGGCGGCGTGGTCGGCGACCTGGCCGGCTTCGCCTCGGCCTGCTGGATGCGCGGCATCGACTGCGTGCAGGTGCCGACCACGCTGCTGGCGATGGTCGATTCCTCAGTCGGCGGCAAGACCGCGGTCGACCTGCCCAGCGGCAAGAACCTGGTCGGCGCCTTCCATCCGCCGCGCGCGGTGATCGCCGATACCGCCGCCCTGCGCAGCCTGCCCGACCGCGAGCTGCGCGCCGGCCTGGCCGAAGTGGTCAAGTACGGGGCGATCTTCGACGCGACCTTCCTCGATTGGCTGGAAGCGCACGCCGACGCCCTGCTCGCCCGCAACGACGAGGCCCTGGCCGAGGCGATCGCGCGCAGTTGCCGCTACAAGGCCGAAGTGGTCGCGCGCGATCCGTTCGAGCGCGGCGACCGCGCCATGCTCAATTTCGGCCACACCTTCGGCCATGCGATCGAAACCGAGCAGGGCTACGCCGGCACCACCGGCGACGGCCTCAACCACGGCGAGGCGGTCGCGGTCGGGATGGTGCTGGCGGCGCGCCTGTCGAGCGCGCTGGGCCGCGCCCCGGCCGCCGACGCCGAGCGCCTGCAGCGCCTGCTCGAACGTTTCGGCCTGCCGACCGCGATTCCGCCCGGCCTGGATCCGCAAGCGCTGCTGACGCGCATGCGCCTGGACAAGAAGGCCGACGCGGCGGGCCTGCGCTTCATCCTGTGGGACAAGGCCGGCGCGGCGCGGATCGTGTCCGGCATCGCCGACGATGCGGTACTGGCGACGCTAGTCGCCTGATCGATCGCCCGGCGCCCGGCTTCGGCAGGCGCCGTTCGGGCGCCCCGGACGCGGCGGGCGCGGCCGCTGCGCGCCGCACCCGCCGCGTCGCAGCGCCACGGCTCAGGG includes:
- the aac(6') gene encoding aminoglycoside 6'-N-acetyltransferase; this translates as MSAARRVRAATAADFAAWALLRHALWPQATAQEHAAELPELLAQPQRLSAFLIEDGDGRVQGFAEASLRHDYVNGTESSPVGFLEGWYVAPERRGQGYGRALIDAVEAWTRAQGCSELASDAELDNRDSHAAHAACGFAETERVVYFRKRLAD
- the pdxH gene encoding pyridoxamine 5'-phosphate oxidase: MNPTDALLTEALATFDALFAEAHTAGEPDPTAMTVATATLDARPSARTVLLKAHDARGFVFYTHLDGRKGRELQDNPHAALLFHWPRVRHGVQVRIEGAVEIVADAEADAYFASRPRGSQLGAWASKQSETLPDRDTFEQRLDQVEAQFEGREVARPPRWTGLRVRPEKIEFWYGADFRLHERWYYEADRAGGWSKRMLYP
- a CDS encoding kinase, coding for MSSRLHPPGSIGPGSIGPSAPAADGAKRTGPAASGFDQAFVAAALDDALAAEARVYAICGLQGSGKSTLAAQIAGLARQRGLRCAVLSIDDFYLGRRERLRLAREVHPLLASRGPPGTHDAALACSVLDRLREGAPARWPRFDKLRDTRLPPSRWARADAVDLVLFEGWFLKTPAQDAAALAAPVNALEREHDPHGVWRDYCNRALAGDYPPLWARLDRLLFLQPPGFEVVAQWRWQQEQAMQRRRPQCRAMDRAQLERFVALFERVSRQALAHLPGLAERCVRLDAARRPLAESAPRAGSAVTGRRRSPSD
- a CDS encoding dodecin family protein, which translates into the protein MAVAKVIELNSSSKNGIEDAVKTGLAKCAESVKNIQGAWINDIKVVTDGAGNVTEWRVNLKVTFVVQ
- a CDS encoding shikimate kinase — translated: MNPASNLILIGPMGAGKTCIGRRLAERFGLRLVDADREIEQRAGASVATLFELEGEAGFRARESAVLADLLQHDGLLLATGGGAVLAEANRRLLRERGFVVQLLVTVEQQLERLAQDRSRPLLARGDREQVLRELAQRRAPLYAEIADLRYDTGSLGSAEATAGLVLALSRHWQRPTGAPSASPHSGADA
- the aroB gene encoding 3-dehydroquinate synthase, which encodes MNAVRKVEVGGEAAYAIEIGPGLLDDGARLSRPLRGRHALIVSDGNVAPLYLERVEGSLRAARPELALGRFVIPPGEHEKTLARFSQCLDALAALGATRDACVIALGGGVVGDLAGFASACWMRGIDCVQVPTTLLAMVDSSVGGKTAVDLPSGKNLVGAFHPPRAVIADTAALRSLPDRELRAGLAEVVKYGAIFDATFLDWLEAHADALLARNDEALAEAIARSCRYKAEVVARDPFERGDRAMLNFGHTFGHAIETEQGYAGTTGDGLNHGEAVAVGMVLAARLSSALGRAPAADAERLQRLLERFGLPTAIPPGLDPQALLTRMRLDKKADAAGLRFILWDKAGAARIVSGIADDAVLATLVA